The following proteins are encoded in a genomic region of Paenibacillus sp. FSL R7-0273:
- a CDS encoding serine hydrolase domain-containing protein, with translation MKKYTRCAFYKPLFICLTVVLLLLSAGLPAYAAEGAVAPAEDVTPSGIKLSSLENVIDTYNTAARQATGAGVSVAVVKNGETVFNKAYGLADVENNTAADTDTVFEWGSVTKLLVWTSVMQLVEQGKLDLRTDIREYLPEGFFKKLKYDEPITLLNLMHHNAGWQDRYTGLYYLQEEEVPDLAEALRIFEPRQVYKPGTVVAYSNYGAALAGYIVELQSSQPFYAYVNEHIFDVLGMEHTSIHPTQQDNPAVGSARDRIQGYSLERELIRQNQLHISTYPAGGALGTTADAAKFMAALIPPAGSTSPLFQSNTTLEEMLTPSLMYEGTDMPRIAHGFFVNEYAVRTLGHGGNTTAFTSNFVFDPVSEFGMIVMTNQKNEWQYSTGLVDSVFGTYRPESYSGKLPDTSEVAGTYLPARRVVHGFGKIDAYLNTVDIVAVNNLTYNWNEQPSSQFAPDAYSKVHWSANEYFVRNDQGEVDKLSIQSSDYFPLTGLAVYSVRITLVVLALGITYTLFALINGLIHFSIRKIKRMAGPLPGLEKYHLIINTSSLLLVLNNVIMTYRNIGLTSYATVRVHLIINILYCLLAAGYIVFLLLKLRRTEGRRVRKILYVLSGLSAVLFSVLIIGWDLYF, from the coding sequence ATGAAAAAATATACCCGCTGCGCATTTTATAAGCCATTGTTTATCTGTCTAACCGTCGTCCTTCTGCTTTTGTCTGCAGGGCTCCCCGCTTATGCGGCAGAAGGAGCGGTTGCTCCGGCTGAAGATGTTACCCCCTCCGGAATCAAGCTGTCTTCACTTGAAAATGTTATTGATACTTATAATACTGCTGCCCGCCAAGCGACCGGTGCCGGTGTGTCTGTCGCGGTAGTTAAAAACGGTGAGACGGTCTTCAATAAAGCCTACGGCTTAGCGGATGTTGAAAATAATACCGCCGCCGATACAGACACGGTATTTGAATGGGGCTCCGTCACGAAGCTGCTGGTCTGGACCAGTGTGATGCAGCTGGTGGAGCAGGGGAAGCTGGATTTGCGGACAGATATCCGCGAGTATCTCCCGGAAGGCTTTTTCAAGAAGCTGAAATATGATGAGCCGATTACGCTGCTCAATCTGATGCATCACAATGCAGGCTGGCAGGACCGGTATACAGGTTTATATTATTTGCAGGAGGAAGAGGTTCCCGATCTGGCTGAGGCGCTACGTATCTTTGAACCACGGCAGGTTTATAAACCAGGGACAGTAGTAGCCTATTCCAACTACGGTGCGGCCTTGGCAGGCTACATTGTTGAACTGCAGAGCAGTCAGCCGTTTTATGCATATGTTAATGAGCATATTTTTGATGTGCTGGGTATGGAGCATACTTCCATTCATCCGACACAGCAGGATAATCCGGCTGTCGGCTCTGCAAGAGACAGGATTCAAGGCTATTCATTAGAACGAGAGCTGATTCGGCAGAATCAATTGCATATCAGTACTTATCCGGCAGGAGGTGCACTCGGAACAACGGCAGATGCAGCAAAGTTCATGGCCGCGCTTATCCCGCCGGCTGGCAGCACGAGCCCGTTGTTTCAGAGTAATACAACACTTGAGGAAATGCTGACTCCAAGCCTGATGTATGAAGGCACTGATATGCCACGGATTGCCCACGGATTTTTCGTAAACGAATACGCAGTCCGAACGCTGGGGCATGGGGGCAATACGACGGCTTTTACAAGCAATTTTGTGTTTGACCCTGTTTCTGAATTCGGGATGATCGTGATGACGAATCAAAAGAATGAATGGCAATATTCTACGGGGCTGGTTGACAGCGTTTTTGGCACCTATAGACCGGAGTCTTACAGCGGTAAGCTGCCGGACACTTCTGAGGTCGCGGGGACATACCTTCCGGCACGGCGGGTGGTTCACGGCTTCGGAAAGATAGATGCCTACTTGAATACGGTGGACATTGTTGCTGTAAATAACCTCACGTATAACTGGAATGAACAGCCCTCCAGCCAATTTGCACCTGATGCTTACTCTAAGGTACACTGGTCGGCCAATGAATACTTTGTAAGAAATGATCAGGGTGAGGTTGATAAGCTTTCTATTCAAAGCAGTGATTATTTTCCCCTAACAGGTCTTGCTGTATATAGTGTAAGAATTACGCTGGTTGTTCTTGCGCTTGGGATAACCTATACCCTATTTGCACTTATTAACGGATTGATACACTTCAGTATACGCAAAATCAAAAGAATGGCCGGACCGTTACCCGGCTTGGAAAAGTACCATTTAATAATCAATACTTCCAGTCTGCTTCTGGTTCTGAATAATGTTATTATGACCTACCGTAATATTGGCTTAACTTCCTACGCTACGGTTAGAGTTCATCTTATAATAAACATTCTCTATTGTCTGCTGGCCGCCGGATACATAGTATTCCTTCTCCTGAAGCTGCGGCGTACCGAGGGCAGAAGGGTGAGAAAGATATTGTACGTGCTGTCCGGCCTGTCGGCTGTATTGTTCAGTGTGCTGATTATCGGTTGGGATTTGTACTTTTAG
- a CDS encoding serine hydrolase, with the protein MKKYTRCVFYKPLFICLTVVLLLLSAGLPAYAAEGAVAPAEDVTPSGIKLSSLENVINSYMTPARMETTAAVSVAFVKDGQTIFNKAYGLADVENQIAADTDTVFEWASITKLLVWTSIMQLVEQGELDLQTDIREYLPEGFFKKLKYDDPITLLNLMHHNGGWQEQFTDGLYLTKDEVSELSEELQVYEPRQVYRPGKVVAYSNYGATLAGYIVEVQSGQPFYEYVNEHIFDVLGMDATSIHPTHEDNPVVDAARGKIQGYTKEMKLIKNSRGYEGVYPTGGTIGTTADLAKFMAALMPPEGKVSPLFKSNATLQEMLTPSLNVEGTDIPRIAHGFWVIEHAVPTLEHGGNRYGFSGNFVMDPSSGFGMIVMVNQRHEYQYCTELVDQVFGTYSPESYNGELPDSSEVEGTYLPARRALEGFAKIYGYLDPVEITAVNSRMYTWNGKQSSNQFAPYAYTPQYQSGSEHFIRNDQGAVIKISAQYSDYLPLKGLAVYSVTISKIVFGFGAAITLYALINGLIRLSIRKIRRVSGPASGLDKYHYLISTAGLMFIINNLVLLNRNYAYANYAEVRVNLIINIIYVLLAAGYIVMLLLKLRRSNSRGMRKVMYVLSGLSAVLFSALIIGWDLYF; encoded by the coding sequence ATGAAAAAATATACCCGCTGCGTATTTTATAAGCCGTTGTTTATCTGTCTTACCGTTGTCCTTCTGCTTTTGTCTGCAGGTCTCCCCGCTTATGCGGCAGAAGGAGCGGTTGCTCCGGCTGAAGATGTCACCCCCTCTGGAATCAAGCTGTCTTCGCTTGAGAATGTTATCAATTCTTATATGACTCCTGCGCGTATGGAGACAACAGCAGCCGTGTCTGTCGCTTTCGTTAAGGACGGACAGACTATATTCAATAAAGCGTACGGCTTGGCTGACGTAGAGAACCAGATTGCAGCGGATACGGACACGGTGTTTGAATGGGCTTCCATAACGAAGCTGCTGGTCTGGACCAGTATTATGCAGCTGGTGGAGCAGGGAGAGCTGGATTTGCAGACGGATATCCGTGAGTATCTGCCGGAAGGCTTTTTCAAGAAGCTGAAATATGATGATCCGATTACGCTGCTGAACCTGATGCATCATAACGGGGGCTGGCAGGAGCAGTTTACGGACGGCTTATATTTGACCAAAGACGAGGTTTCCGAGCTGTCCGAGGAATTGCAGGTCTATGAACCCCGGCAGGTCTACAGGCCGGGAAAAGTAGTGGCCTATTCCAATTATGGCGCAACCCTGGCGGGCTATATTGTTGAAGTGCAGAGCGGCCAGCCGTTTTATGAGTATGTTAATGAGCATATCTTTGATGTGCTGGGGATGGATGCTACTTCCATTCATCCAACGCATGAGGATAATCCGGTTGTAGATGCCGCGAGAGGCAAGATCCAGGGCTATACAAAGGAAATGAAGCTGATCAAGAACAGCCGCGGGTATGAAGGGGTTTATCCCACAGGCGGTACAATCGGCACAACAGCGGATCTGGCCAAATTTATGGCTGCTCTTATGCCGCCCGAAGGGAAGGTAAGCCCGCTGTTCAAGAGTAATGCTACACTTCAGGAAATGCTGACACCCAGCCTGAATGTTGAGGGCACGGATATTCCGAGGATTGCCCACGGCTTCTGGGTGATAGAGCACGCTGTACCGACGCTGGAGCACGGTGGAAACCGGTATGGTTTTTCGGGTAATTTTGTAATGGATCCCTCTTCCGGATTTGGAATGATTGTTATGGTCAACCAGCGGCACGAATATCAGTACTGTACAGAGCTTGTCGATCAGGTCTTTGGCACCTACAGTCCGGAATCCTACAATGGAGAACTTCCGGATAGCTCAGAGGTAGAAGGCACTTATCTGCCTGCGAGGCGTGCGCTTGAAGGGTTTGCTAAGATTTACGGGTATCTTGATCCGGTTGAGATTACAGCAGTCAACAGCCGGATGTATACGTGGAATGGTAAGCAATCCTCTAACCAGTTTGCTCCCTACGCCTATACTCCGCAATACCAGTCGGGTTCAGAGCATTTTATAAGGAATGATCAAGGAGCGGTTATCAAAATTTCTGCCCAGTATAGTGATTATCTGCCGCTTAAAGGACTAGCAGTTTATAGTGTCACCATTTCGAAGATTGTTTTTGGGTTTGGTGCAGCAATTACCTTATATGCACTCATTAACGGTTTAATACGCCTCAGTATACGGAAGATCAGGAGAGTGTCCGGTCCTGCATCCGGCTTGGACAAATATCATTATTTAATCAGTACGGCAGGGCTCATGTTTATCATAAATAATTTGGTTCTGCTAAACCGCAATTACGCATATGCCAATTATGCCGAAGTCAGGGTGAACCTCATAATAAACATCATCTATGTCTTACTGGCTGCGGGGTATATTGTAATGCTTCTCCTGAAGCTGCGGCGCTCGAACAGCAGAGGAATGAGAAAAGTAATGTACGTGCTGTCCGGCCTGTCGGCTGTGTTGTTCAGTGCGCTGATCATCGGGTGGGATTTGTACTTTTAG
- the licT gene encoding BglG family transcription antiterminator LicT, which produces MIIKQIFNNNIVSTLDDKNQELLILGRGIGFQFRAGDTIDEGRIEKIFRLQDASIYERFKAIVTEVPIEILQVTDDIVSLARMQLNKQISDGIYVSLSDHINFAVQRMARDQIVRNPLSWEVQHFYKAEYDVAKEALTILRERLGIDFPKDEICNIALHFINAEVNDSMNDVTHLMQLLQEIMNIIKYHFSVDLDEDSVNYFRFITHLKYFCQRVITHSSHDDTEEYLYEVVRKNYPETFKCIIKIETFILKNYDYVMTHSEQLYLTLHLERLMKSK; this is translated from the coding sequence GTGATCATCAAACAAATTTTTAACAACAACATCGTCAGTACGCTTGATGACAAGAACCAGGAGCTGCTTATCCTCGGCCGGGGTATCGGTTTCCAGTTCCGTGCAGGCGACACGATCGATGAAGGGCGGATTGAAAAAATCTTCCGTCTGCAGGATGCCTCCATCTACGAGCGCTTCAAAGCGATTGTGACCGAGGTGCCGATCGAAATTTTGCAGGTGACAGATGATATTGTCAGTCTGGCGCGCATGCAGTTGAATAAGCAGATCAGTGACGGGATTTATGTATCCCTGTCAGATCATATTAACTTTGCTGTACAGCGGATGGCGCGGGACCAGATTGTCCGTAACCCGTTGTCGTGGGAGGTGCAGCACTTCTATAAGGCTGAGTATGATGTGGCCAAGGAAGCGCTGACGATTCTCAGGGAGCGGCTGGGGATAGATTTTCCGAAAGATGAGATTTGCAATATTGCGCTTCATTTCATAAATGCTGAAGTCAATGATTCGATGAACGATGTGACGCATCTGATGCAATTGCTGCAGGAGATTATGAACATCATCAAATATCATTTCAGTGTGGATCTGGATGAGGACAGCGTCAACTATTTCAGATTCATTACGCATCTCAAATATTTCTGCCAGCGGGTAATCACGCATTCCAGTCATGATGACACGGAGGAATATTTGTACGAGGTTGTCCGCAAGAATTACCCGGAGACGTTCAAGTGTATCATCAAGATCGAAACGTTTATTCTCAAAAACTATGATTATGTCATGACGCATTCCGAGCAGCTCTATCTGACGCTGCATCTGGAGCGGCTGATGAAAAGTAAATAA
- a CDS encoding beta-glucoside-specific PTS transporter subunit IIABC, producing MKHQETAQQIVQSVGGVDNVNSVYHCVTRLRFELKDNSKADQAALKKLDMVMGTNISGEQFQVIIGNDVPKVYDEMVKAYPALKQSGEGSKKEDGKKQNVILKIFETIAGVFAPMLPAITAAGILKGLLALFVTLEWLTTGTDTYRILSAIGDGVFYFLPILIAFSAARKFGSNPFIAVGVSAALMYPDMGALLSSGNPVAFLNIPVTAVSYASSVIPILLAVWLLSYVEKTVDRFITPSLKLLLVPLISLLIMVPVTLIAIGPLGTFIGDGLSGGINWLLNEGGLISGIVLGGAMALIIMTGMHYALVPVIISNLATLGFDKFLPLTYISNMGQAGATLGVFFRAKDKKLKSVALSTSFTALMGVTEPAMYGVNMKYKKPFIAAMIGSAAGGGFALAFGAKAYALAGNGGIPGLPGLVGQTFWYAFGGMVIAFVVGAVVTVLLGFQEEADDAEQISGNIAAKPANEAPQAASPAVVEVEAASASADSTAYAPMTGKAIPLKEVNDPTFGDELMGKGIAFVPTVGELVSPVSGTVMNVFKTKHAMVIRDANGMELLIHVGINTVKLRGQFFEAHVQTGDQVQAGDKLLTFDLEQIAQNYDITTAMVVTNTADYKQILPIKLGPVGFGEPVVRAEL from the coding sequence ATGAAGCATCAGGAAACGGCACAGCAAATCGTCCAGTCCGTGGGCGGGGTGGACAATGTCAACTCGGTGTACCACTGTGTAACCCGGCTGCGTTTTGAGCTTAAAGACAACAGCAAGGCCGATCAGGCTGCGCTCAAAAAGCTGGATATGGTCATGGGCACCAACATCTCAGGCGAGCAGTTCCAGGTTATTATCGGTAATGACGTGCCTAAGGTCTACGATGAGATGGTAAAAGCTTACCCGGCGCTTAAGCAAAGCGGCGAGGGCAGCAAAAAAGAGGATGGAAAGAAGCAGAACGTCATCCTGAAGATTTTTGAAACGATCGCAGGCGTATTTGCGCCAATGCTGCCGGCTATTACAGCTGCAGGTATTCTCAAGGGGCTGCTGGCCCTGTTTGTAACGCTGGAATGGCTGACAACCGGAACGGATACGTACCGGATTCTCTCCGCCATCGGTGACGGTGTGTTCTACTTCCTGCCGATTCTGATTGCCTTCAGTGCAGCCCGGAAATTCGGCAGCAATCCGTTTATTGCGGTTGGAGTAAGTGCGGCATTGATGTATCCGGATATGGGCGCGTTATTGTCGAGTGGTAATCCGGTTGCTTTTCTAAACATTCCGGTTACAGCTGTATCCTATGCCTCATCGGTTATTCCGATCCTGCTGGCTGTATGGCTGCTCTCTTATGTTGAAAAGACAGTGGACCGTTTCATCACGCCATCGCTGAAATTACTGCTAGTTCCGTTAATTTCGCTGCTTATTATGGTTCCTGTAACGCTGATTGCAATCGGACCGCTGGGAACCTTTATCGGCGACGGCCTGTCCGGCGGCATCAACTGGCTGCTCAATGAAGGCGGGCTGATCTCCGGTATCGTCCTCGGGGGCGCAATGGCCCTGATCATTATGACGGGTATGCACTACGCGCTGGTTCCGGTTATCATCAGCAATCTGGCTACGCTTGGCTTCGACAAATTCCTGCCGCTGACCTACATTTCCAATATGGGACAGGCTGGCGCAACACTGGGTGTATTCTTCCGGGCAAAAGATAAAAAGCTGAAATCTGTAGCGCTATCCACCAGCTTCACCGCGCTTATGGGTGTTACTGAGCCGGCAATGTACGGTGTGAATATGAAATACAAAAAGCCGTTCATCGCGGCGATGATCGGTAGCGCGGCAGGGGGCGGCTTCGCGCTGGCTTTTGGAGCCAAGGCATACGCACTTGCCGGTAACGGTGGTATTCCGGGTCTTCCGGGACTGGTGGGCCAGACGTTCTGGTACGCTTTTGGCGGGATGGTTATTGCCTTTGTAGTCGGCGCTGTCGTTACAGTGCTGCTTGGATTCCAGGAAGAGGCGGATGATGCTGAACAGATTTCAGGCAATATTGCGGCTAAACCTGCTAATGAAGCACCGCAGGCTGCCTCACCGGCAGTGGTTGAAGTAGAAGCGGCTTCTGCATCTGCAGACAGCACAGCATATGCACCTATGACAGGTAAAGCGATTCCTTTAAAAGAGGTCAATGATCCTACCTTTGGTGATGAGCTGATGGGCAAGGGGATTGCCTTTGTGCCGACAGTAGGTGAGCTGGTATCTCCAGTTAGCGGTACGGTAATGAACGTGTTCAAAACCAAACATGCGATGGTCATCCGTGATGCGAACGGCATGGAACTGCTGATCCACGTCGGCATCAACACCGTTAAGCTGCGCGGGCAGTTCTTTGAAGCCCATGTGCAGACCGGTGACCAGGTACAGGCAGGCGACAAGCTGCTGACCTTCGATCTGGAGCAGATCGCCCAGAATTATGATATTACTACCGCGATGGTTGTTACAAACACCGCAGACTACAAGCAGATTCTGCCGATTAAGCTGGGTCCGGTTGGGTTTGGTGAGCCGGTGGTGCGGGCGGAGCTGTAG